The Sesamum indicum cultivar Zhongzhi No. 13 linkage group LG1, S_indicum_v1.0, whole genome shotgun sequence genome includes a window with the following:
- the LOC105174139 gene encoding glutamyl-tRNA(Gln) amidotransferase subunit C, chloroplastic/mitochondrial, whose translation MGSRAALLLRATPPLFSFRKSAYPKNAHVRSKRFYAQKSSLDPPDVSRLAETARISLTPQEVGEFEPKIRQMIDWFAQLQSVDLDSVEPAIRADTEGDDNLRDDVPEAFDNRDAIVAAVPTYEDPYIKVPKVLNKE comes from the exons ATGGGCAGCAGAGCAGCTCTGCTTCTGCGAGCAACTCCGCCGCTTTTCAGCTTCAGGAAAAGTGCTTATCCAAAAAATGCACATGTGCGGAGCAAGCGATTTTACGCCCAGAAATCGAGTCTAGACCCTCCGGATGTTTCACGCTTGGCTGAGACGGCTCGAATTTCTCTCACCCCACAAGAA GTTGGCGAATTTGAGCCCAAAATCCGGCAAATGATCGACTG GTTTGCACAACTTCAGTCCGTTGACCTTGACAGTGTTGAACCAGCGATAAGAGCAG ATACTGAAGGCGATGACAATCTGCGTGATGATGTGCCAGAAGCATTTGATAATAG GGACGCTATAGTCGCTGCCGTGCCAACCTATGAGGACCCTTATATCAAAGTCCCCAAAGTGTTGAACAAGGAGTGA
- the LOC105174053 gene encoding serine/threonine-protein kinase Aurora-2, with the protein MGIATEAQQEHKASSESTAAEKKRWTLNDFDIGKPLGRGKFGHVYFSREKKSNHIVALKVLFKSQLKQSQVEHQLRREVEIQSHLRHPNILRLYGYFYDQKRVYLILEYAAKGELYKELQKCKYFSERRAATYVASLARALIYCHGKHVIHRDIKPENLLVGAQGELKIADFGWSVHTFNRRRTMCGTLDYLPPEMVESVEHDANVDIWSLGVLCYEFLYGVPPFEAKEHSDTYRRIIQVDLKFPPKPIVSSAAKDLISQMLVKDSSQRLPLHKLLEHPWIVQYADPSGVYKG; encoded by the exons ATGGGGATCGCGACGGAGGCTCAACAAGAACACAAG GCTTCTTCTGAGAGCACAGCGGCAGAAAAAAAGAGGTGGACTCTAAATGACTTCGACATAGGAAAGCCTCTTGGCAGAGGAAAGTTTGGACATGTATATTTTTCCAGAGAAAAGAAG AGCAATCACATTGTGGCACTAAAGGTGTTGTTCAAGAGCCAGCTCAAACAGTCTCAGGTTGAGCACCAGCTTCGTCGGGAGGTTGAAATACAGAGCCATCTTCGACATCCTAACATATTACGACTCTACGGCTACTTTTATGATCAG AAACGAGTTTATTTGATTCTGGAATATGCTGCCAAGGGAGAACTCTACAAAGAGCTACAAAAGTGCAAATACTTCAGCGAAAGGCGTGCTGCAACA TATGTTGCATCATTAGCTCGGGCACTCATATATTGCCATGGAAAGCACGTAATACATCGAGATATCAAACCAGAGAATCTTTTGGTTGGAGCACAG GGTGAGCTGAAAATTGCAGATTTCGGTTGGTCCGTTCACACTTTCAATCGCAGGCGGACTATGTGTGGGACTTTAGATTATCTTCCACCGGAGATGG TGGAAAGTGTGGAGCATGATGCAAATGTGGACATATGGAGCCTTGGTGTCCTGTGCTACGAGTTTCTCTATGGGGTGCCCCCTTTTGAAGCAAAGGAGCATTCAGACACATACAGGAG GATTATCCAAGTGGATTTAAAATTTCCTCCAAAACCAATTGTGTCTTCAGCTGCAAAGGATCTCATAAGTCAG ATGCTCGTCAAGGATTCTTCACAGCGTCTGCCTCTACACAAGCTACTTGAGCATCCATGGATTGTGCAATATGCTGATCCCTCTGGCGTTTACAAGGGTTGA
- the LOC105173960 gene encoding ATP-dependent 6-phosphofructokinase 6, with amino-acid sequence MGSQSNHQMKVVTGEYGYVLEDVPHLTDYIPDLPTYPNPLRSNPAYSVVKQYFVDMDDSVPQKVVVHKDTPRGVHFRRAGPRQKVYFASDEVHACIVTCGGLCPGLNTVIREIVHSLDYMYGVNKVLGIDGGYRGFYAKNTITLTPKVVNDIHKRGGTILGTSRGGHDTMKIVDSIQDRGINQVYIIGGDGTQKGAAVIFEEIRKRGLKVAVAGIPKTIDNDIPVIDRSFGFDTAVEEAQRAINAAHVEAESAENGIGVVKLMGRYSGFIAMYATLASRDVDCCLIPESPFYLEGKGGLFEYIEKTLKENGHMVIVIAEGAGQELLAAKNEEDASGNKLLQDVGLWISQKIKEHFAKKNKMPITLKYIDPTYMIRAIPSNGSDNVYCTLLAQSAVHGAMAGFTGFTSGLVNGRQTYIPFNRITEKQNKVVITDRMWARLLASTNQPSFLGSKEDGVEDNEVEDYEVESEDGENPGTLFKVIDGRMPRLRAVNLFVKVYIY; translated from the exons ACTTATCCAAATCCATTACGCTCGAATCCTGCATATTCAGTTGTTAA GCAGTATTTTGTTGACATGGATGATAGCGTCCCGCAAAAG GTCGTTGTTCACAAGGATACACCAAGAGGGGTACATTTCCGGCGGGCTGGGCCTCGCCAAAAG GTCTATTTTGCTTCAGATGAGGTGCATGCTTGTATCGTGACATGCGGTGGTTTATGTCCTGGACTAAACACGGTGATCAGGGAAATCGTGCATAGCCTTGATTATATGTATGGGGTCAACAAAGTCCTTGGAATTGAT GGAGGCTACAGGGGTTTCTATGCAAAGAATACCATTACTCTGACACCGAAGGTTGTGAATGATATACATAAGCGTGGTGGGACAATCCTGGGAACATCTCGTGGTGGCCATGATACCATGAAGATAGTCGACAGTATTCAGGACCGTGGAATTAATCAG GTTTATATAATTGGAGGAGATGGCACCCAGAAAGGAGCAGCTGTAATCTTTGAG GAGATCAGAAAACGTGGTCTAAAGGTTGCAGTTGCTGGTATCCCCAAGACAATTGACAATGATATTCCG GTTATTGACAGGTCATTTGGTTTTGACACTGCTGTAGAGGAAGCTCAACGTGCCATAAATGCTGCACATGTTGAGGCTGAGAGTGCAGAAAATGGAATTGGTGTAGTGAAACTAATGGGTCGCTACAGTG GTTTTATTGCAATGTATGCTACTCTGGCCAGCCGAGATGTGGACTGCTGTTTGATTCCAGAGTCACCCTTTTATCTTGAAGGGAAAGGTGGACTTTTTGAATATATAGAGAAAACGCTTAAAGAAAACGGACATATGGTCATTGTTATTGCTGAAGGAGCAGGACAGGAGCTTCTTGCTgcaaaaaatgaagaagatgcTTCGGGGAACAAGCTACTTCAAGACGTTGGGTTGTGgatttctcaaaaaataaag GAACATTTtgccaagaaaaacaaaatgccAATTACTCTCAAATATATAG ATCCAACTTACATGATCCGTGCGATTCCTAGCAATGGGTCTGATAATGTATACTGCACTCTCCTTGCTCAAAGTGCTGTTCATGGAGCAATGGCGGGGTTCACAGGCTTTACAAGTGGGCTTGTTAATGGCAGGCAGACATACATCCCCTTTAAT CGTATTACTGAAAAGCAAAACAAGGTTGTGATCACTGACAGGATGTGGGCGAGGCTTCTTGCTTCAACTAATCAACCAAGCTTCCTGGGATCGAAAGAGGATGGAGTAGAAGACAATGAAGTAGAGGACTATGAAGTAGAAAGCGAAGATGGTGAGAACCCAG GAACGTTATTCAAGGTCATTGATGGTAGGATGCCTCGGCTGCGGGCAGtgaatttatttgtcaaaGTCTATATTTATTGA